A part of Anaerolineales bacterium genomic DNA contains:
- a CDS encoding cell division protein FtsH, producing MGVEEDSMESEKQPKRSNLNPIWWVIMVGLLAWNLYAFWPRSQPQITLPYSSFIAQVKDDHVKTVQISGSSIKGEFTQPMPGSDLILPTAPVPGTTVGSTTPVTYTTFTTTYPEVVGDTTLLPLLTAHNVEVSVTPSSSPLLALVLTYGLPILLMVGFLVLLGRQASRGQETIFSFGRSKARRFVEDNNKVTFKDVAGADEAKRELKEVVDFLRSPQKYHKLGARIPRGVLLVGPPGTGKTLLGRAVAGEANVPFYNISASEFVEMFVGVGASRVRTLFEQAKTTAPAIVFIDELDAVGRRRGAGIGTVNDEREQTLNQLLVEMDGFDANHEIIILAATNRPDVLDPALLRPGRFDRQVNVALPDRKGREGILQIHTRQINLASDIDLNTLARSTTGLSGADLANLCNEAALVAASKNHDSVDMQDFEEAIDRIILGEVRPLILEEEDRRIVAYHESGHALVAWLTPNTDPVHKVTIIPHGRALGVTEQMPEEDRYNYTKDELLARIRVMLGGRSAEEIACDDITTGAENDLVEATRLARRMITRWGMGSIGLQTIDTDETQPFLGYELTQGRDYSEQTAALIDRNIQAILDQCHNEVKSMLEREHAKLDALVDTLLKDETIDQDDLERILGPRVGAAMLAVDSKA from the coding sequence ATGGGGGTGGAGGAGGATTCAATGGAATCAGAAAAACAGCCAAAAAGATCAAATCTCAATCCCATTTGGTGGGTGATCATGGTCGGCCTGCTGGCCTGGAACCTGTATGCATTTTGGCCACGCAGCCAACCGCAGATTACACTGCCATACAGCAGTTTTATCGCGCAGGTAAAGGATGACCACGTAAAAACGGTACAGATCAGTGGTAGCTCAATCAAGGGTGAATTCACCCAGCCAATGCCGGGGTCTGATTTGATATTGCCCACGGCACCGGTTCCAGGCACAACGGTTGGATCCACCACGCCAGTCACCTACACCACATTCACCACCACCTACCCAGAAGTAGTTGGTGATACGACCTTGCTCCCATTATTGACCGCACACAACGTTGAAGTTAGCGTTACACCCTCATCCAGCCCATTGCTGGCTTTGGTGCTAACCTACGGTTTGCCCATCCTGCTGATGGTGGGTTTCCTGGTGTTATTGGGCAGGCAGGCTTCACGCGGGCAGGAAACGATCTTCTCTTTCGGGCGCAGCAAAGCCCGCCGCTTCGTGGAGGATAATAACAAGGTCACTTTCAAGGACGTAGCCGGTGCGGATGAAGCCAAGCGAGAGCTGAAGGAGGTGGTGGATTTCTTGCGCAGCCCGCAGAAATACCATAAATTAGGGGCGCGCATCCCACGCGGGGTGCTGCTGGTGGGGCCTCCCGGAACAGGCAAAACGCTGCTTGGTCGGGCAGTAGCTGGAGAAGCCAACGTCCCATTCTATAACATCAGTGCCTCTGAATTCGTCGAGATGTTTGTGGGAGTGGGCGCCAGCCGGGTACGCACCCTGTTCGAACAGGCAAAAACCACCGCACCTGCCATTGTATTCATCGACGAGCTGGATGCAGTGGGTCGTCGCCGTGGGGCTGGCATCGGCACCGTGAACGATGAACGCGAGCAGACCCTCAACCAGCTGCTGGTGGAAATGGACGGGTTTGATGCCAACCATGAGATCATCATCCTGGCTGCCACCAACCGGCCAGACGTGCTCGACCCGGCCTTGTTACGCCCGGGCCGCTTTGACCGCCAGGTGAATGTCGCATTACCTGACCGTAAGGGCAGGGAAGGTATCTTGCAGATCCACACCCGTCAGATCAACCTGGCCAGCGATATCGATCTCAACACCCTGGCGCGCTCCACAACAGGCCTGAGTGGGGCAGACCTGGCTAATTTATGCAATGAAGCCGCCCTGGTCGCCGCCAGCAAGAACCACGACAGCGTGGATATGCAGGATTTTGAGGAGGCCATCGACCGTATCATCTTGGGAGAGGTGCGTCCATTGATATTAGAAGAGGAAGACCGGCGCATCGTGGCCTACCACGAGTCAGGGCACGCCCTGGTGGCATGGCTGACGCCGAACACTGACCCGGTCCACAAGGTAACCATAATTCCGCATGGGCGTGCCCTGGGGGTGACGGAGCAGATGCCAGAAGAAGACCGTTACAACTACACCAAGGATGAACTGCTGGCACGCATCCGTGTGATGCTGGGCGGGCGCTCAGCTGAAGAGATCGCCTGTGACGATATCACTACCGGGGCAGAAAATGACCTGGTGGAAGCTACCCGACTTGCCCGGCGTATGATCACCCGTTGGGGGATGGGCAGCATCGGCCTGCAGACGATCGATACGGATGAAACACAACCCTTCTTAGGTTATGAGCTGACCCAGGGCAGGGACTATTCTGAACAGACTGCCGCGCTGATTGATCGCAACATTCAAGCGATCCTTGACCAGTGCCATAATGAGGTAAAATCCATGCTTGAGCGCGAACATGCTAAGCTGGATGCCCTGGTGGATACATTGCTTAAGGACGAGACCATTGACCAGGATGACCTGGAGCGTATCCTTGGCCCACGTGTAGGCGCAGCGATGCTCGCAGTAGATTCTAAAGCGTAA